The Oryza glaberrima chromosome 5, OglaRS2, whole genome shotgun sequence DNA segment AGTATCATTCACTGCTACCTGGTAACCGATACCAATATTCGTCAAATCCGTTTGTTAGTTATGGTTTCGTGTTGCAGATGCTCACTGATCACCGCATCGCCTCATCACAGGCGGCTTGGTTAGGGGTCATGCTTCCAACCTAATTTGTAGTTCCCAATCTTGGAACATGGCCATTAATGACAAAGTTCTGAATCTTAAATACGCATCCTTTAACCCACATTGTTCTTGAATCTGGAAAGAACTTTAGTTTAATTCATGCATAACTTCTTAATGGACTCCTGTTATGATGTGAAAGTGTTTAAGGAAAAAATATTGTACAATCAACTTGAGATTTCTTTTTCATTGATCAGAAAATGACATGCTCATGTCAAATTAAGAACTTACTATAGATTGAACGAGTGCAGTCTCTAACAATTATGGTTAGAATGTTAAGTTGTTGTTAACCATAGAGTGAAGAAActgatttctaaaaaaaaacactctctTCTTCATTACAGGAGGAAAACTATCAAAAACACATTGGCATGTATCAACAAAAATGGTTCTAGAAGGCTGCCTATTTCCCAAACCAGtaaacaaaatcaccaaaaacTAAAAGAATTGAGATCATATCAGAAACAAGGTTAAAAATCAATTGTGTTAACATCTCTATTTTTAAGAATTGGGATGATGAGTTGGCATTTGGAGTCCACCGTTACATGTGCCTTCCTTGGGCAACTTAGTGCACATCATGACCTCCAGAAATGTGGTACTGATTATCATAACAGATATTATAGCTCCATAAATCACTTTCCATGAGATGTTGGTGTCACTTAACTCAATACCAAGAACAATGTTAATGGCTGCCAAGAAAATACAAATCCTACCTAACCAATGGTGGTACTGGTTCCAGCATTTCCGCACTTGAGAATCCTTATTAGGATGAAGGAAAAATGCAATAACCTGTAACATGTAGTACATCCAATGGCTTCAGACATAACAGAaacgaatcaaatgataggcATTAGCAGTCAGGATGGCAAAATTAGTTGCATGATCATACTAACCTGAAGAGAACCGAGAGCAAGAACTGAAATGCCAAGGCTTCTATGCGTAGTAAAATTTGAATGGGTCCTGTTGTACAATGCAATGCCAGAAACAACACCCGCAAACCCAATGATGTAACCAAGAAATTGCACGAGGACATGAAGGTAATACCAAAGTGGGTCCTTATGTCTGAGATAACGAGCAGCAATTGCTCCCAGTGGTACCAGAACACCCCAGCCAAAAATTGCAAATGCACCATGGTTCCTCTTCAATTGGTATGGATAATTAGTACTAACAGAATCACCTGCGTAGAAAAAAGTTAGGTTCAGGTAGTATTGAAAAAacattttctaaaagaaaatttacATTGCAGTAAAAAATGATGTGAAAAACAGATAAGGCTTGCACTTGTACTATCATTTATGTTGAACTTTTGCTGATGTATGGTGCTAATATTTTATTACTTCTACAAAATCAGTTGAATGTAGAAAgtgttttttaaatgtttatgtTATGATGTGGTATCACCATATAGTTGATCTGGTAAACATTCTTCTTTTACGAGTTCTAACAAACATTGGCTGAACCTTATTATTTAATGAGATTGTCTTTGTGACAATCAGGTAACTGATTCAGCTAGATCGATTGATTTTTTTCACTGTATGCATTGCATAATGTATTAGCTGGGATGTTTTTTCATGTTATCCAATACAAATGTCAACAATTTTTAGACTCTTGGTTTTATATCCAATAATCACCTTCTTCTCAACTGCTCAGTACATACCCTATTCCTTTGCTGTCTGCTATCAAACACCCCAGGAATTTAGCCATTTATGTGAAGGCCCCATTTATTGCATGTAAAAATTACTCCACTCCTGTAGAACAACGGTTTCCTGTGATGGAGTTCAAATTCCTGCATTCCAGATGGAGTTCAAGTTCCTGCAAATTTCTTGTGACATTCCAAGCGGGGCTAAAATTGTCTCTGCTAATTTTTCTACTTCTATTTTTCTGGCGTTATCTTCAGGTATCACTGATCAGATTCTGTTCAGCGGTCTCAAAAGTCTAATGCATATTCCccttaatacaaagatgcgcTCCCTGtgtattcccaaaaaaaaagtctaattcaTCCTTCTGAGATCAGAATTTAAATCGTATTTACATATGTAGGTAATATTCAGAAATGCAAATGCCCGGTTTTTGGTTAACTTTTCTAATATTTTCTGTTTTGTGGGGGCGCCAGATACACAATGTAGGAAAATTAATCTTCataattgtatttctttaaTCGTAACAGAGCATGCTCAAGCAGTTTAGCATCCTTTTGAGCTGAAACATATTTATATTGGCATACTAGATATTATCAATCTCCAGTGGAGTGGAATTAGGTACAGGGTAGTTGATTCTTGGGCTGCGTTCAATACTCCAACATAGCATGTACCATTAGTCTGTTACCAATGAAGCATAAAAACAAACTCCAATGGAAAACCAATTCAGTTGTGCTAGAACATAACTGTACCTGATGAGAAGTCAAAAGACAGAGTCGTTTTGTCATCATGTTCTGCGAGGTGGAACTTATTTGGTGATATCTTCGAAAAAGCCAAAATTACGGACTGTCGAGCAATGTGAAGAGGGAATTTGACTTGAAATACTAAGTAAATATTGTCTCCATAGAGCACAGCTGCAGAAGGAACGTCTGTTGTGAGCAACTTGCCTTCATCTACTTTA contains these protein-coding regions:
- the LOC127773179 gene encoding cytochrome b561 and DOMON domain-containing protein At3g61750-like isoform X1, with translation MAVPRRVHVVLFVYITVILTAVAVHAQRDTCGAELNTFLPAPFKSSALLCKSVWNSFILRYSKLKSEDNITSIVLSAPYSSGWVGIGFSNDGKMVGSSAMVGWIDNQGRAYIKQYYLSNQTSSGVKVDEGKLLTTDVPSAAVLYGDNIYLVFQVKFPLHIARQSVILAFSKISPNKFHLAEHDDKTTLSFDFSSGDSVSTNYPYQLKRNHGAFAIFGWGVLVPLGAIAARYLRHKDPLWYYLHVLVQFLGYIIGFAGVVSGIALYNRTHSNFTTHRSLGISVLALGSLQVIAFFLHPNKDSQVRKCWNQYHHWLGRICIFLAAINIVLGIELSDTNISWKVIYGAIISVMIISTTFLEVMMCTKLPKEGTCNGGLQMPTHHPNS
- the LOC127773179 gene encoding cytochrome b561 and DOMON domain-containing protein At3g61750-like isoform X2, giving the protein MAVPRRVHVVLFVYITVILTAVAVHAQRDTCGAELNTFLPAPFKSSALLCKSVWNSFILRYSKLKSEDNITSIVLSAPYSSGWVGIGFSNDGKMVGSSAMVGWIDNQGRAYIKQYYLSNQTSSGVKVDEGKLLTTDVPSAAVLYGDNIYLVFQVKFPLHIARQSVILAFSKISPNKFHLAEHDDKTTLSFDFSSGDSVSTNYPYQLKRNHGAFAIFGWGVLVPLGAIAARYLRHKDPLWYYLHVLVQFLGYIIGFAGVVSGIALYNRTHSNFTTHRSLGISVLALGSLQVIAFFLHPNKDSQVRKCWNQYHHWLVPHFWRS